From a single Planctellipticum variicoloris genomic region:
- the purB gene encoding adenylosuccinate lyase: MEHHVYDNPLIGRYASDEMSRLWSPQTKHSTWRRLWVALAEAERELGLDISEAQVAELRSHVDDVDFAAAARYEKQLRHDVMAHVHAYGDVCPTARPIIHLGATSCYVTDNTDLILLRQGLELLRSRLVGVIDRLAAFASQYRDLPCLGFTHLQPAQPVTVGKRATLWCYDLVIDLEELEHRIASLKLRGVKGTTGTQATFLALFNGDHAKVEELDRLVVRKLGFADKYAVTGQTYTRKVDSHVLDTLGGIAQSAHKTGSDMRLLQSRKELEEPFEKHQIGSSAMAYKRNPMRSERMCGLARFVTSLTSSAAQTASTQWMERTLDDSANRRLTIPQAFLATDAILILFRNIVDGLVVYPRVIEHHLREELPFMATEEILMAGVRAGGDRQDLHERIRVHSQEAGRQVKEHGKPNDLIERLAGDSAFAKVDLTGALDPAKFIGRAPQQVDQFVAEIVDPIRKRYASELSRAGEDLRV, translated from the coding sequence GTGGAGCACCACGTTTACGACAACCCATTAATCGGCCGATATGCGTCGGACGAAATGAGCCGCCTCTGGTCGCCCCAGACCAAGCACTCGACCTGGCGCCGGCTCTGGGTCGCCCTCGCCGAGGCGGAACGCGAACTGGGGCTCGACATCAGCGAGGCGCAGGTCGCCGAACTCCGCAGTCACGTCGACGACGTCGACTTCGCCGCCGCCGCCCGCTACGAAAAACAGTTGCGGCACGACGTGATGGCTCACGTCCACGCGTACGGCGACGTCTGCCCGACCGCCCGGCCCATCATCCACCTCGGGGCGACGAGCTGCTACGTCACGGACAATACCGACCTGATCCTGCTGCGGCAGGGTCTGGAACTGCTCCGTTCGCGCCTGGTGGGTGTCATCGACCGGCTGGCGGCCTTCGCTTCGCAATACCGCGATCTCCCGTGCCTGGGCTTCACCCATCTGCAGCCGGCCCAGCCGGTGACGGTCGGCAAACGGGCGACGCTCTGGTGCTACGACCTGGTGATTGATCTGGAAGAACTGGAACACCGGATCGCATCGCTCAAACTGCGCGGCGTGAAAGGGACGACCGGCACGCAGGCGACGTTCCTGGCGCTGTTCAATGGCGATCACGCCAAGGTCGAAGAACTCGACCGGCTGGTGGTCCGCAAGCTGGGGTTTGCCGACAAGTACGCGGTGACAGGGCAGACCTACACGCGCAAGGTCGACTCCCACGTCCTCGATACGCTGGGAGGGATCGCGCAATCCGCCCACAAGACCGGCTCGGACATGCGGCTGCTGCAGAGCCGGAAGGAGCTGGAAGAGCCGTTCGAGAAGCACCAGATCGGCTCCTCGGCGATGGCCTACAAGCGGAACCCGATGCGTTCGGAACGGATGTGCGGCCTGGCCCGGTTTGTGACCAGCCTGACGTCGTCCGCCGCTCAAACCGCCTCGACGCAGTGGATGGAGCGGACGCTGGACGACAGCGCCAACCGCCGGCTGACGATCCCGCAGGCCTTCCTGGCGACCGACGCAATTCTGATCCTGTTCCGCAACATCGTCGACGGGCTGGTGGTCTATCCGCGGGTGATCGAGCACCACCTGCGGGAAGAATTGCCGTTCATGGCGACGGAAGAGATTCTGATGGCCGGCGTGCGGGCCGGCGGCGACCGCCAGGACCTCCACGAACGAATCCGCGTCCACAGCCAGGAAGCGGGCCGCCAGGTCAAAGAACATGGCAAACCGAATGATCTGATCGAGCGGCTGGCCGGCGATTCCGCGTTTGCAAAGGTCGACCTGACCGGGGCGCTCGACCCGGCAAAGTTCATCGGCCGGGCGCCGCAGCAGGTCGATCAGTTCGTGGCAGAGATCGTCGACCCGATCCGCAAGCGATACGCCAGCGAACTCAGTCGTGCGGGCGAAGATCTGCGCGTGTAG
- a CDS encoding TadE/TadG family type IV pilus assembly protein, protein MSSNSIRRFWGRLHRDERGAVSLETILIVAAIVIPILIFLLKYGWPTIKNYFNTGLQNLENESNNVINGGSTSN, encoded by the coding sequence GTGAGCAGCAATTCGATTCGCCGGTTCTGGGGACGTCTGCACCGGGACGAGCGGGGCGCGGTCAGTCTGGAGACGATTCTGATCGTCGCCGCGATCGTCATTCCAATCCTGATCTTCCTCCTCAAGTATGGCTGGCCGACGATCAAGAACTACTTCAACACCGGCCTCCAGAACCTGGAGAACGAATCCAATAACGTCATCAACGGCGGTTCGACGTCCAACTGA
- the acs gene encoding acetate--CoA ligase: MSSESIQSTLQETRSFAPPASFVSQANISSVEQYQQMWQRGKDDPAGFWGDLAAELHWFRKWDTVLEGEMPNTKWFTGGKINASFNCLDRHLTTWRKNKAAIIWEGEPGDTRVLTYQDLHREVCKFANVLKRLGVRTGDRVTLYLPLIPELTIAMLACARIGATHSIIFGGFSADAVADRNNDAEAKVIVTADGGWRRGKEVLLKQAVDESLKKSPTVQKVVVVRRTGMQVHMMPDRDYWWNDLMSDVSADCDAVELDSEHPLFILYTSGSTGKPKGVVHTTGGYLLGAMMTSKWVFDLKEDDTYWCTADIGWITGHSYVAYGPLCNGSTVVMYEGAPNWPDEGRFWDIIEKYRVSVFYTAPTAIRAFIKWGDHWPAKYDLSSLRLLGSVGEPINPEAWMWYHRMIGAERCPIVDTWWQTETGAIMLSPLPGVTPTKPGSCTQPLPGVVCDIVDKEGNSLGPNEGGLLVLRQPWPSMLRTLYGDHERFVQTYFSTVPGCYFAGDGARKDEDGYVWIMGRVDDVLNVAGHRLSTMEVESALVAHEAVAEAAVVGFPHDIKGEGICCFVTLKSGDGSEALERDLIQHVRKQIGALATPDKIRFTPALPKTRSGKIMRRLLRDIAAGRESVGDTTTLEDLSVMAKLREQEE, translated from the coding sequence ATGAGCTCCGAATCGATCCAGTCCACCCTGCAGGAAACCCGCTCGTTCGCTCCGCCGGCGAGTTTCGTCAGCCAGGCCAACATCAGCAGCGTCGAGCAATATCAGCAGATGTGGCAACGCGGCAAGGACGATCCTGCCGGCTTCTGGGGGGATCTGGCCGCCGAACTGCACTGGTTCCGCAAATGGGACACGGTGCTGGAAGGGGAGATGCCGAACACGAAGTGGTTCACCGGCGGCAAGATCAACGCATCTTTCAACTGCCTGGACCGGCACCTGACCACCTGGCGAAAGAATAAAGCGGCCATCATCTGGGAAGGTGAGCCGGGCGACACCCGCGTCCTCACCTACCAGGACCTGCACCGCGAGGTCTGCAAGTTCGCCAACGTCCTCAAACGGCTCGGCGTTCGAACCGGCGACCGCGTCACGCTCTATCTGCCGCTGATCCCCGAACTGACCATCGCCATGCTGGCCTGCGCCCGCATCGGCGCCACGCATTCGATCATCTTCGGCGGCTTCAGCGCCGACGCCGTCGCCGACCGCAATAACGACGCCGAGGCCAAAGTCATCGTCACCGCCGACGGCGGCTGGCGGCGCGGCAAGGAAGTCCTGCTGAAGCAGGCGGTCGACGAATCGCTGAAGAAGTCTCCCACCGTGCAGAAGGTGGTGGTCGTCCGCCGGACCGGCATGCAGGTGCACATGATGCCCGACCGGGACTACTGGTGGAACGACCTGATGTCGGACGTCTCGGCGGACTGCGACGCCGTCGAACTCGACAGCGAGCACCCGCTGTTTATCCTCTACACCTCCGGCAGCACCGGCAAACCCAAGGGCGTGGTCCATACGACGGGCGGCTACCTGCTCGGCGCCATGATGACCAGCAAGTGGGTCTTCGACCTCAAAGAGGACGACACGTACTGGTGCACCGCCGATATCGGCTGGATCACCGGGCACAGCTATGTCGCCTACGGCCCGCTGTGCAACGGTTCGACGGTCGTCATGTACGAGGGCGCCCCGAACTGGCCCGATGAAGGCCGGTTCTGGGACATCATCGAAAAGTACCGCGTGTCGGTCTTTTATACGGCTCCGACCGCCATTCGCGCGTTCATCAAGTGGGGCGACCACTGGCCCGCCAAGTACGACCTCTCCAGCCTGCGGCTGCTCGGTTCGGTCGGCGAGCCCATCAATCCGGAAGCCTGGATGTGGTATCACCGCATGATCGGCGCCGAACGCTGCCCGATCGTCGACACCTGGTGGCAGACGGAAACCGGGGCCATCATGCTCAGCCCGCTGCCGGGGGTGACCCCCACCAAGCCCGGGAGCTGTACGCAGCCGCTGCCAGGGGTCGTCTGCGATATCGTCGACAAGGAAGGCAACAGCCTGGGGCCGAACGAAGGGGGGCTGCTGGTGCTGCGTCAGCCCTGGCCGAGCATGCTTCGCACGCTCTACGGCGACCACGAACGCTTCGTGCAGACGTATTTCAGCACGGTGCCCGGCTGCTACTTTGCGGGCGACGGCGCCCGCAAAGATGAAGACGGCTACGTCTGGATCATGGGCCGGGTGGACGACGTGCTCAACGTCGCCGGTCACCGCCTGAGCACGATGGAAGTCGAGTCGGCCCTTGTCGCTCACGAAGCGGTCGCGGAAGCGGCGGTCGTCGGATTCCCGCACGACATCAAGGGCGAGGGGATCTGCTGTTTCGTCACGCTCAAGAGCGGCGACGGAAGCGAAGCCCTCGAACGAGATCTGATTCAGCATGTCCGCAAGCAGATCGGCGCCCTGGCGACGCCTGACAAGATCCGCTTCACGCCCGCGCTTCCCAAGACCCGCAGCGGCAAGATCATGCGGCGACTGCTGCGGGACATCGCCGCGGGCCGGGAATCGGTCGGCGACACGACGACGCTGGAAGACCTGTCGGTGATGGCGAAGCTGCGGGAGCAGGAAGAGTAG
- a CDS encoding HD domain-containing protein, producing MPRDYLNESLSHDPVHGYIPFIARSGLPIGEVAEQDIIDHPWVQRMRQIHQLQTAWWVFPSAEHMRFQHILGAMHLASEAIDRWYDSLCDSCRNVPSRACVESLLRMAALLHDVGHGPFGHFFDDHYLSQFGVTHEDVGAAIIEQELGDLLRKVRRNPRGHLQPLEELDPRQISWLIRRPKRESADEEGHPDWLRKLRSLFSGIYTVDNMDFVLRDAYMTGYNTKAFDLSRILHYTFFTPAGLTIHVRGLPTLINFIETRANLFRTVYFHRTVRAVDLSLEELFPETMPHLFQGNPLDQLGKYRRLTESSFLVDVQRWADAADPALRDLGERWRQVLCREVTWKMACERTLNFHSGMAERTTIFSEPDLVLRRVRERLPAGLRELPLKIDVARHYHRPSGRLPTGGQNFLLDPAVGTPQELSDDDLFRALPISFCVFRIYSKDHQHDGELNAALNGVLGEATDAKTNM from the coding sequence ATGCCACGCGACTATCTCAACGAGAGCCTGTCCCACGATCCCGTGCACGGGTACATCCCGTTCATTGCGCGGTCCGGGCTCCCGATTGGAGAAGTCGCCGAACAGGACATCATCGATCATCCGTGGGTCCAGCGGATGCGGCAGATTCACCAGTTGCAGACGGCCTGGTGGGTGTTTCCCTCAGCGGAACACATGCGGTTTCAGCACATTCTGGGGGCCATGCATCTGGCGAGCGAGGCCATCGACCGCTGGTACGACTCGCTGTGCGACTCCTGCCGGAATGTCCCTTCGCGGGCCTGCGTCGAGAGCCTGTTGCGGATGGCGGCGCTGCTGCACGACGTCGGGCATGGTCCGTTCGGCCATTTCTTCGACGATCACTATCTCAGCCAGTTCGGCGTCACGCATGAGGACGTCGGGGCCGCGATCATCGAGCAGGAACTGGGGGATCTGCTGCGGAAAGTCCGCCGGAATCCGCGCGGGCACCTGCAGCCTCTGGAAGAACTCGACCCGCGCCAGATTTCGTGGCTGATCCGCCGGCCGAAACGCGAAAGCGCCGACGAGGAGGGACATCCCGACTGGCTGCGGAAGCTGCGGTCGCTCTTCAGCGGAATCTACACCGTCGACAACATGGATTTCGTGCTCCGCGACGCCTACATGACCGGCTACAACACGAAGGCTTTCGACCTGTCGCGGATCCTGCACTACACATTTTTCACGCCCGCCGGGCTGACGATTCACGTCCGCGGACTGCCGACGCTGATCAACTTCATCGAAACGCGGGCCAACCTGTTCCGCACGGTCTACTTCCATCGCACGGTGCGGGCAGTCGATCTGTCGCTGGAGGAGCTGTTTCCCGAGACGATGCCCCATCTGTTTCAGGGAAATCCGCTCGACCAGCTCGGTAAGTACCGGCGGCTGACGGAATCGTCGTTCCTCGTCGACGTTCAGCGCTGGGCCGACGCCGCCGATCCCGCCTTGCGCGATCTCGGCGAGCGCTGGCGGCAGGTGCTTTGCCGCGAAGTGACGTGGAAAATGGCCTGCGAGCGGACGCTCAACTTCCATTCCGGAATGGCGGAGCGGACGACGATCTTCTCCGAGCCCGATCTGGTTCTGCGGCGAGTCCGGGAACGACTCCCGGCCGGCCTGCGGGAACTCCCGTTGAAAATCGACGTTGCCCGGCACTATCACCGGCCCAGCGGGAGGCTGCCGACGGGCGGCCAGAATTTCCTGCTGGACCCGGCCGTCGGCACGCCGCAGGAGCTGTCCGACGACGACCTGTTCCGGGCCTTGCCGATCAGCTTTTGCGTGTTCCGGATCTACTCGAAGGACCACCAGCACGACGGCGAGCTGAACGCAGCCCTCAACGGGGTCCTGGGCGAGGCGACCGACGCCAAAACGAACATGTGA
- the priA gene encoding replication restart helicase PriA codes for MARPQQQNLFADDELPENLAAWEVAAQNDRLLAEVVFNRPLTTVYHYVVPDALRELIGPGKRIEAPFGRGNKLTTGFCVGLSTEVPAGRALKSLTAVLDREPLADAKLLELTRWIADRYLCGWGQVLESVIPAGVKSRAGTRDLTFFELAADFERRLGKTRLPAKQQAVVAALQSAGRPLRADELSEAAECGISPIHTLRDKGLVVSRRDRMLVASAELPPPEPHREIVLNSDQHRAVRDILSVLQSGQHKTLLLHGVTGSGKTEVYIRAIEEIVGYGRQAIVLVPEISLTPQTIRRFRSRFSSVAVLHSHLTDSERHAHWQEIVSGNVQVVVGARSAIFAPTPHLGLIVIDEEHETSFKQDTTPRYHAREVARRRAAQERIPLLLGSATPTLESWLRVLRKEDSLISMPKRVERLPLPPVIVVDTRNDPQVRQGTAIGRALFTAMNSALKEKGQVILFLNVRGFAPVLWCRACGEGVRCPHCDISLTWHKQRGVALCHSCDFEVSPPPTHCPKCGHGGLTHLGLGTERLEHEVRQRFPEATCLRMDSDTMKQRGSHQTALDAFRAGEVQILLGTQMIAKGLDFPNVTLVGVIDADTQLHQPDLRAAERTFQLIAQVAGRTGRSARGGRVFVQSASPEQPAIQFASRHDYLGFASAELEHRKVLQVPPFSHLVRVIFRGPVELDVEADAQLTADKIRAAVKEQSLAVRVLGPAPCLVTRLKTLFRYHLQMTSVSLEALRAAWLAIAAEVPTRKDVEIVVDVDPMNLR; via the coding sequence GTGGCTCGCCCGCAGCAGCAGAACCTGTTCGCCGATGACGAACTGCCGGAGAACCTGGCGGCCTGGGAAGTTGCCGCTCAGAATGATCGGCTCCTGGCCGAAGTCGTCTTCAATCGCCCGCTCACCACCGTCTATCACTACGTCGTTCCCGATGCCTTGCGCGAATTGATCGGCCCCGGGAAGCGGATCGAAGCTCCCTTCGGTCGCGGCAATAAATTGACGACCGGGTTTTGCGTGGGGCTGTCGACGGAAGTCCCCGCCGGGCGCGCCCTCAAGTCGCTGACGGCGGTTCTGGATCGCGAGCCTCTCGCCGATGCAAAACTCCTGGAACTGACTCGCTGGATCGCCGACCGGTATCTCTGCGGCTGGGGTCAGGTTCTCGAAAGCGTGATTCCTGCGGGCGTGAAATCCCGGGCCGGCACGCGCGACCTGACGTTCTTTGAACTGGCGGCCGACTTCGAGCGGCGGCTGGGGAAAACCCGGCTGCCGGCCAAGCAGCAGGCCGTGGTTGCCGCGTTGCAATCGGCCGGCCGTCCCCTGCGGGCCGATGAGCTGTCCGAGGCTGCCGAGTGCGGGATCTCGCCGATTCACACGCTTCGCGACAAAGGCCTGGTCGTCTCACGACGAGACCGGATGCTGGTCGCCTCGGCGGAACTCCCTCCGCCCGAACCGCACCGCGAAATCGTCCTCAACAGCGACCAGCACCGGGCGGTCCGGGATATTCTGTCGGTCCTGCAGTCGGGACAGCACAAGACGCTGCTGCTCCACGGCGTCACCGGCAGCGGCAAAACGGAGGTTTACATCCGCGCGATCGAAGAGATCGTCGGCTACGGTCGCCAGGCGATCGTGCTCGTGCCGGAAATCAGCCTGACGCCGCAGACGATCCGCCGGTTCCGGTCGCGGTTTTCGTCGGTCGCCGTGCTGCACAGCCATCTGACCGATTCCGAGCGGCACGCCCACTGGCAGGAGATTGTTTCCGGCAACGTGCAGGTGGTCGTCGGCGCCCGCAGCGCGATCTTTGCACCGACGCCCCATCTGGGATTGATCGTCATCGACGAGGAGCACGAGACGTCGTTCAAGCAGGACACGACTCCCCGGTATCACGCCCGCGAAGTCGCCCGCCGGCGCGCCGCACAGGAGCGGATCCCGCTGCTGCTGGGATCGGCGACTCCCACGCTGGAGTCGTGGCTGCGGGTGCTGCGCAAGGAGGACTCGCTGATCTCGATGCCCAAGCGGGTCGAGCGCCTGCCGCTGCCGCCGGTGATCGTCGTCGACACTCGCAACGACCCGCAGGTCCGCCAGGGGACGGCTATCGGCCGGGCGCTGTTCACCGCGATGAACTCCGCCCTCAAAGAAAAAGGGCAGGTGATTCTGTTTCTCAACGTGCGCGGATTTGCCCCCGTTCTATGGTGCCGGGCCTGCGGCGAGGGCGTCCGCTGTCCCCATTGCGACATTTCGCTGACCTGGCACAAGCAGCGCGGCGTGGCCCTCTGTCACAGTTGTGACTTTGAGGTCTCGCCGCCCCCGACGCACTGCCCGAAGTGCGGTCACGGCGGGCTCACGCACCTGGGACTCGGAACCGAGCGGCTGGAGCACGAGGTTCGTCAGCGTTTCCCGGAGGCCACCTGCCTGCGGATGGACAGCGACACCATGAAGCAACGCGGATCGCACCAGACCGCCCTCGACGCTTTCCGTGCCGGTGAAGTGCAGATTCTGCTCGGAACCCAGATGATCGCCAAGGGGCTCGACTTCCCGAACGTCACGCTGGTCGGCGTCATCGACGCGGACACGCAGTTGCATCAACCCGACCTGCGGGCCGCCGAGCGGACCTTTCAGCTCATCGCCCAGGTGGCGGGACGGACGGGCCGCAGCGCCCGCGGCGGGCGGGTCTTCGTGCAGTCGGCCAGCCCCGAGCAGCCGGCGATTCAATTCGCCTCCCGGCACGACTACCTGGGATTTGCGAGCGCCGAGCTGGAGCACCGCAAAGTGCTGCAGGTTCCGCCGTTCTCCCACCTGGTGCGGGTTATCTTCCGCGGTCCGGTCGAGTTGGACGTCGAAGCCGACGCGCAACTCACAGCCGACAAGATCCGGGCCGCGGTCAAGGAGCAGAGCCTGGCGGTGCGCGTGCTGGGGCCGGCTCCCTGCCTGGTCACCCGATTGAAGACGCTGTTCCGGTATCACCTGCAGATGACGTCCGTCAGCCTCGAAGCACTGCGCGCCGCCTGGCTGGCCATCGCAGCAGAAGTCCCGACGCGGAAGGATGTCGAAATCGTGGTGGACGTCGACCCGATGAATCTGCGGTGA
- a CDS encoding DUF1501 domain-containing protein: MMNFFGRPQRYCDGLSRRSFLQVGGFTFGSAACLSMTDILRAEAAAGTRSSHKAVINIFLGGGPPHQDMWDIKTDAPREIRGEFDPIATNVPGIEICEVFKRLAGMADKLAFIRSVVGNDGAHDAFQCLSGWRRQDSASIGGRPCIGSAIAKLEGPVDPGVPPFVALADKTQHGPWSEPGAPGYLGAAFQAFKPQGEGMADLRLNPTINLERLEYRKQLLGDLDNLRRDVDATGMLSGMDAFSQAAFGVLTSSRLVDALDLSKEDPRIRERYGDGKPYKYQYDGAPTCNDQLLMARRLVEVGVRCVTLSFGRWDSHGANFDLVRDHGSKLDQAVSALIEDLDSRGMLDDVTVVVWGEFGRTPRINPQAGRDHWPQVSCALMAGGGMRTGQVIGSTNRLGEYAKDRPVDVQEVVATIYKNLGIDPGSTTFRDPTGRPQYLVEHRTPIAELV, from the coding sequence ATGATGAACTTCTTTGGTCGCCCTCAGCGCTACTGTGATGGCCTCTCCCGCCGTTCGTTTCTCCAGGTCGGCGGTTTCACCTTCGGGTCGGCCGCCTGTCTGTCGATGACCGACATTCTGCGGGCGGAAGCGGCTGCCGGGACGCGATCCTCGCATAAGGCCGTGATCAATATCTTCCTCGGCGGCGGTCCGCCCCACCAGGATATGTGGGACATCAAGACCGACGCCCCGCGCGAAATCCGCGGCGAATTCGACCCGATCGCGACCAATGTCCCGGGCATCGAAATCTGCGAAGTCTTCAAGCGTCTGGCCGGCATGGCCGACAAGCTGGCCTTCATCCGTTCCGTCGTCGGGAACGATGGCGCGCACGACGCCTTCCAGTGTCTGTCGGGCTGGCGCCGTCAGGACAGCGCCTCCATCGGCGGCCGACCCTGCATCGGTTCGGCGATTGCGAAGCTCGAAGGCCCGGTCGATCCCGGAGTGCCGCCCTTCGTCGCCCTCGCCGACAAGACCCAGCACGGCCCGTGGTCCGAACCCGGTGCTCCCGGCTATCTCGGCGCGGCCTTTCAGGCCTTCAAGCCGCAGGGCGAAGGAATGGCGGATCTCCGCCTCAATCCCACGATCAATCTCGAACGACTCGAATACCGCAAGCAGCTCCTGGGCGATCTCGACAACCTCCGCCGGGATGTCGACGCCACCGGCATGCTCAGCGGGATGGACGCCTTCTCGCAGGCCGCCTTCGGAGTCCTCACTTCCAGCCGGCTGGTCGACGCCCTCGACCTCAGCAAGGAAGATCCCCGCATCCGCGAACGCTACGGCGACGGCAAGCCCTACAAGTACCAGTACGACGGCGCGCCCACCTGCAACGACCAGTTGCTGATGGCCCGCCGGCTGGTCGAAGTCGGCGTCCGCTGCGTGACTCTCTCCTTCGGCCGCTGGGACAGCCACGGGGCGAACTTCGATCTCGTCCGCGATCATGGCTCCAAGCTCGACCAGGCCGTCAGCGCCCTGATTGAAGACCTCGACAGCCGCGGCATGCTCGACGACGTCACCGTCGTCGTCTGGGGCGAGTTCGGCCGGACGCCGCGGATCAATCCGCAGGCCGGCCGGGACCACTGGCCGCAGGTCAGTTGCGCGTTGATGGCCGGCGGCGGCATGCGGACCGGCCAGGTGATCGGCTCGACCAACCGGCTGGGCGAATACGCCAAGGACCGCCCGGTCGACGTGCAGGAAGTCGTCGCGACGATCTACAAGAACCTCGGCATCGACCCCGGTTCGACCACGTTCCGCGACCCGACCGGCCGGCCGCAGTACCTCGTCGAACACCGGACGCCGATTGCCGAGCTGGTCTGA
- the ftsY gene encoding signal recognition particle-docking protein FtsY — protein MGWFDKLKQGLQKTRQLLQTDVRDLFRAGEILDEDRLEQFEARLIRTDMGVLAAGEIVEELRKRYLGRTVNVDEVWETVRGKLKELLRGSEEIAWDPDKPLSPLTFSDQKPTVILVSGVNGTGKTTSIAKLAKLLTSQGKSVMLAAGDTFRAAAVEQLAMWAERLGCQIVTRPSGADPASVAFAGCDEAVKAGVDVVLIDTAGRLHNQANLMKELEKITRVVEKRIPGAPHESLLVIDATTGQNGLNQAKAFSAAVRCTGIVLSKLDGTAKGGVTVAIRQAMGIPVKYVGVGEQIDDLELFNPDRFVDALFAGN, from the coding sequence ATGGGCTGGTTTGACAAGCTGAAGCAGGGGCTGCAGAAAACGCGGCAGTTGCTGCAGACCGATGTGCGGGATCTGTTCCGCGCGGGCGAGATCCTCGACGAAGACCGGCTGGAGCAGTTTGAGGCCCGGCTGATCCGGACTGACATGGGCGTGCTGGCGGCCGGCGAAATCGTCGAAGAGCTGCGGAAGCGGTATCTGGGCCGGACCGTCAATGTGGACGAAGTCTGGGAGACGGTCCGCGGGAAGTTGAAAGAGCTGCTCCGGGGTTCCGAGGAGATCGCCTGGGATCCGGACAAACCGTTGTCGCCGCTGACGTTCTCCGATCAGAAGCCGACGGTGATTCTGGTATCGGGCGTCAACGGGACCGGCAAAACGACCTCGATCGCCAAGCTGGCGAAGCTGCTGACCAGCCAGGGGAAATCGGTCATGCTGGCGGCGGGAGACACGTTTCGTGCTGCCGCCGTCGAGCAGCTCGCGATGTGGGCTGAGCGGCTGGGATGCCAGATCGTCACTCGCCCGAGCGGCGCCGACCCCGCCAGCGTCGCGTTCGCCGGCTGCGACGAAGCCGTCAAGGCGGGCGTCGACGTCGTCCTGATCGACACGGCGGGACGGCTTCACAATCAGGCCAACCTGATGAAAGAGCTGGAGAAGATTACTCGCGTCGTTGAAAAGCGAATCCCCGGTGCGCCCCACGAAAGCCTGCTGGTGATCGACGCGACGACCGGGCAGAACGGGCTGAACCAGGCGAAGGCGTTCTCCGCGGCCGTTCGCTGTACGGGCATCGTCCTGTCCAAGCTGGACGGCACCGCCAAGGGGGGCGTCACCGTCGCCATCCGGCAGGCGATGGGGATTCCCGTCAAGTATGTCGGGGTCGGTGAACAGATCGACGACCTCGAACTGTTCAATCCGGACCGGTTCGTCGATGCTCTGTTTGCCGGGAATTGA